The genomic interval CAGCGTCTTCTCATTTATTCTGAGGTGTTTCAGTtgagcaatgatttttttttttctaactttatgtGTCCCCATGAGCTTCCTATTactttccatttttccttcctgAAGTTATAGAAAAGGGACGCTCTGCTTTTCCTGTGGTTAATCACTGGCTCACTGGCTAGATGAGGCTGGAATCAAGGCGTGACTCTCACATCACCTTCCCTTGTTGGTCTGTCTCTCCTGGCAATCACTTCCTGCTGGAGTGAACCAGCTTTGCCCTGGGCTTACTTGATTTGAATGTCTGCCAATACGTTTCTGCATTGAAaatgtctgtaatttttttttttactcccgcctcccagtgctggaaattgaacctaggggtcccatgcatgctagacaagtggtCATCTACAGTAGGCTTCTGTAATCCCTGATGATATGGGGAGGAGGTACGGACATCTACGTTACGAAACATGGTTTAGCTTTAATGGCTTTAAAACGTCAGTGAAGGGCCAAGGATGCAGCTAGACGGTGGCATTGCATGGCATATGCAGAACCCCCACCAGCATAAATGAAGGAAGGTGGCAGCAAAAGCTATATGGACAGGCTTCATTCTAAAGATGAAAAAACCGCTAGTTCATGACACACACCTTCAGTCCCGGCACTTGAAAgcggaagcaggtggatctctgagttcaagaccagcttgacaggcagtagtggtgcatgcctttaatcccagcacttgggaggcagaggcaggcagatctctgagttcaaggccagcctgctccacaTTTTAAagttagagctggagagataactagatggttAACCGTGTGTACcactctcacagaggacctgggttggattcccagcacctatataacAGGAGGTTCACAAACAGCTTCTAACTCCAGTTTTGAGGGATCTGACAATagtctcctggcctccacactcaAAGCATGCACATTCATGGGTTATATAaactcacatgcaaacacacaggtAAATAATGTCATATTGTATCCTGTCCAGTCATACCAGGTGCAATTGtaaacttgagaaggaaaggcaAACCTAACCAAGTTCACAGTTCACTTCTGGAATTCTCTGAGACACGCTGGAGTCCTGTGATATGATTAATCCTGGCTTGTTTTGgtagtgatatttttatttgcaagttcttggtttttcaagattttgtatgtgtgtgtagaccaggctagtcttgagtTGAGAagtcagtctgcctctgcctcccaagcgttgTAATTAAAGTCATGGGCCActgtgaccatatgtgtgtgtgtgtattataaaatgaatatataaaaatattcatacatatgtaaatatataaatatataatgaatattgtatatttatataagtatgtaattcaaatttaaaattaattttgtagaTAATAAAAACTTGAAAGTAACAGCTGACAAGATTACGGACTAGAGAACTAAGGAAAATGTGATGCAATGAAAACATTAAGATCTCATTCtcgtgctcgcttcggcagcacatatactaaaattggaacgatacagagaagattagcatggcccctgtacaaggatgacatgcaaattcgtgaagcgttccatatttaagaaaaaaaagatctcatTCTCTTCCCCGGcccacctttaaacccagcactctggaggcagaggcaagtgggaatctccagttcaaggccagcctggtctacaaagcagcAGAATCCAGGACAAGCAGgcctacacggagaaaccctgtctcaaaaagacccaaaaggaaaataaaaagacattttcttattAGCCATAGATTGTGATACCATGcagaaaacattttagaaactgGAGGGGCTGTGCTGTCGGCAACTAGCACTCCAGAGCACCAGGTAGCTAAGAGGAGTTGTGTTACACCATCATGGAGAACTGAACTGTGCAGTTTAGtggccttggttatggtgtttgcAATATACATAGTCAATTATTGCATGTCAGCGGGGACCTGTAGCTTGTGAGCAGCCAGAAAGGGATCTACCAGTATATATTATGGAAAGAGTCCCTAACATTTCTTGTCTCCAGAATGGCTGCATTACATCTGGCCAAGAATCATAtgtctttaagaagaaaaatagctCTGCAGAAAGACCTTTATACACTTGCGGATGCCTAGAAATAGTCTCATCAGAAGCCTGTGATAATCTGTGGTGGCTGCATATTAACTATGTAGTgtcttctactttatttttactccttttacatttgtattttgcatgtgtgtatgtgtgtgtgtgtgcatgtgcatacctCAGTGTgtatctggaggtcagaggacaagccaTGAGACTTAGTTCTCTCTTTGCACTATGTGGATGCCATGCATAACTCTAGTCCTTGGGCTTGATGACAGGGTCCTTTTACCTACTATGGCCCTTTCTTCTAATTTAGAAGATGACATTTTCAAATGAAGCATGTATATATTCAACACCCAGTGAACAAGAAGGAATCTGTAAATGGCCAGGTTTCTCTGCTCTTGCTGTGACACCCTGACCCAAAGCAGCTTAGgtgaggagagggtttattcggcttacaagACTAGagcatagtccatcattgagggaagttaaGGTAGAAGCTCAAAGCTGAGCTGACTCGCTATTCCACACAACATTTCCCCCAGCTAAGGAACTCACTTCACTGTCAGGGACCATGGAGGGTGCTACCCGATGGATGGTTCAAAGTGTGGTGtatactcagctagctttcttacataGTTCAGGCCCATCTGCCTCGGAATAGGACTGTCCATAGTGTGATGGGCCTCCTACATCAGTTAACCAACAAGATAAtcccccatagacatgcccacagccCTTTATTGTGGTTCTCATCTCAGAGGATTCTAGGCTTTGTCAAGTTGATCATTAAAGCTAACCAGGAGAGTCGGGCACATGTCACCACACAGAATGGATAGTTAAAGGATTATTAGACAGGAGATCTCTATTCATAAGTACGTGTCACTGTTCTGCCCCGTTTCCTGAGTGAAACTCAGTGTTACTGAGTGAATTTCTTGATTGGCATcagccttagttagggttttactgttgtgaagagacaccatgaccaaggcaactcttataaataaggacaacatttcattggggctggcttacaggttcagaggtcctatccattatcatcaaggtgggagcatggcagcatccaggcaggcatggtgctggcaaagctgagagttctacatcttcatctgaaagctgctagtggaaaactgacttccaggcagttagggtgagggtcttaaagcccatgcccacagtgacatacctactccaacaaggccacacctccaaatagtgccactctctgggccaagcatattcaaaccatgatagCATCTACATCCAGCAATGTGCATTTAactcttgtttgtgttttgtctttattctAGAAGCCTCCCCAGCTTTCCGAGGATGCTAACCAGCTGAGAAGCAAGCAAGACAACAGTGGTGACAGTCGCCTAGAGACTGCCGACAGCTCTCTCTCCCCAGATCACAAAAACATGGAAATTGGGGTGTCCGTGGCAGAATGTAAAAGTGTACCTGGAGTCACCTCTACCCCCCATTCCAAGGACCACTCCTCCCCTTTCTACTCGCCCTCACACAATGGCCTCCTCACTGATCACCATGAGTCTTTAGATAATGATGTCGCCAGAGAGATCCAATACCTAGATGAGGTGCTGGAGGCCAACTGCTGTGATTCCTCTGTGGATGGAACTTACAACGGAATCTCCTCCCCAGAGCCTGGTGCAGCCATACTGGTAAGCAGCTTAGGCTCGCCTGCCCACTCAGTCACGCAGGCAGAACCCACTGAGAAAGCATCTAATAGGCAGGTGCCTCCTCACATCGAGCTCAGTAGAAGCCCCTCTGACAGCATGGCTGAAGGAGAAAGAGCCAATGGACACTCCACTGACCAAGACATGCTGGGCAACAGCCTGCAGGCACCTGCCAGCCCCAGTTCCTCTACCAGCTCCCACTGCTCCTCCCGAGATGGGGAGTTCACACTCACCACACTGAAGAAGGAAGCCAAGTTTGAGCTGCGTGCCTTCCACGAGGACAAGAAGCCCTCCAAGCTCTTTGAGGAGGACGAGCGGGAGAAGGAGCAGTTCTGCGTCCGGAAAGTGAGACCCTCTGAAGAGATGatagagctggagaaggagcggAGGGAGCTCATTCGGAGTCAGGCTGTAAAGAAGAATCCCGGCATCGCTGCCAAGTGGTGGAATCCTCCCCAGGAAAAGACTATTGAGGAACAGCTGGACGAGGAACATCTGGAGTCACACAGAAAGTACAAGGAACGCAAAGAGAAAAGGGCCCAGCAGGAGCAGCTACAGTTACAgctgcaacagcagcagcaacagctgcAACAGGAGCAGCTGCAGCAACAGttacaacagcagcagcaacagctgcAACAGCAGCAGCTGTCCACGTCCCAGCCCTGCACAGCCCTAGCTGCTCATGAACACCTCGATGGCATTGAACACACAAAGGAGGATGTCGTCACGGAGCAGATTGACTTCTCGGCTGCACGCAAACAGTTCCAGCTGATGGAGAATTCCAGGCAAACCCTAGCCAAGGGCCAGAGCACCCCGAGGCTGTTTTCTATCAAGCCTTTCTACAAACCTCTTGGATCCATCAACTCGGACAAGCCATCGACCATCTTGCGACCAGCTCCTGTCGGGGGAACTCTGGAAGATTGTGGCACACAGGCAACCAAGGAGCAGAAAGCTCCCTGTGTATCTGAGAGCCAGCCTGCAGGAGCCAGTCCAGGTAACGCTGCCACTCAGGGAAAGGAGGGGCCATATACTGAGCCTTCCAAACGTGGACCCTTATCTAAACTGTGGGCAGAGGATGGAGAGTTCACAAGCGCCAAGGCCGTCCTGACTGTTGTCAAAGATGAAGATCATGGGATTTTGGACCAGTTTTCAAGATCGGTCAATGTATCTTTGACCCAGGAGGAACTGGACTCAGGTTTGGATGAGTTGTCAGTGAGGTCTCAGGACACCACTGTCCTGGAGACTCTGTCCAATGACTTCAGCATGGACAACATAAGTGACAGCGGAGCTTCTAACGAGACACCCAATGCCCTTCAGGAAAACTCACTGGCtgatttctctctgcctcagactccccaAACAGACAACCCCTCAGAGGGTCGAGAAGGGGTCTCCAAGTCATTCAGTGACCATGGTTTCTATTCTCCTTCCTCCACACTAGGGGATTCCCCATCTGTTGATGACCCCTTGGAATATCAGGCTGGGCTCCTGGTACAGAATGCCATTCAACAAGCCATAGCCGAGCAGGTGGATAAGGCTGAGCCGCACACCAGCAAGGAGGGCTCAGGACAGCAGGAACATGAAGCAGTGGTAGAGGAAGCTGGAAGCCAGGCTCCTGGCTCTGAGAAGCCCCAGGGCATGTTTGCACCACCTCAGGTGTCCTCTCCAGTTCAAGAGAAAAGGGATGTATTACCAAAGAACCTCCCTGTGGAGGACAGGGCACTCAGGGAAAAGGGGCTCCCCCAGCCACCCGCAGCTGTGCAGCCCAGCGGTCCAGTCAACATGGAAGAGACCAGGCCTGAAGGAGGGTACTTCAGCAAGTACTCAGAGGCAGCCGAGCTGAGAAGCACAGCTTCCCTCCTGGCTACTCAAGAGTCTGATGTCATGGTTGGACCCTTCAAACTGAGGTCAAGGAAGCAGCGGACTTTGTCCATGATTGAAGAAGAGATCCGGGCAGctcaggaaagggaagaggagctAAAGCGCCAGAGACAAGTGAGGCAAAACACCCCAAGCCCCAAGACCAAGAACGCCCCATCACTGccttccaggaccaccagctacAAGACTGCTCCAGGTGAGTAACAGCTGCATCCTGCACCCAGGTGTCTCGGAAAGTGACTCCCGCCTTTTTGGCCCCGTCTGGAGCCTCCACTATGCCTTTGGCAAGGAGGATTTCCACAGAGGTGTTAGGGTGTCCCCTGGAAGGATGCCAAGCCTAGGTCTCGGATGCTATTTCTCAGTGGATATGATGGCTCTTTGTCTCTCAGGCTGCCttgtcttgatttatttattgtataggTTCCCACCCTTCACCCCCTGGAGGGCTGCTGCATCTTGGCCGAGTGAGGCATAGACTTTGGCAGAGTAGAGCTGTTGTGCTAGCTATGTCTTCAAATCAGTAACTGGACCTTCAAAAGCTAAAGTTAGATTAAACCCATAGAATTTGGGGGACGTGTTGTGTTCTACAAACCCCTTTTGGGATGCTGGCTTTCTTCCCAGCAGTGATGGTCTTAACTCAGGGTTATAGTCTGCAGAATATTCTGTCCATTTCCCTTTTGCTTGGGTTTGGCTTCCTTTATGTGATCACACACCAGTTACACTCATGTAATATAGAGCAGTTTTATGGTAGTGCTCCCATGAGGTACTACCCAGTGAAATCATAACAGTCTTAGTTTCTAGGTCTGCTCTGAGATGTTTGCACCATGAGATTGCCTAACAACGTCTTCCTCAGACGTTATCCTAGAACATTTCCCCAACCTCCGTCTAGACATGAGTATACTCTGGACATTTCCATCCATTCTTGTCCATTCCAAGAAGTGAAGCTACTACAAGCTTCTCCTTCTATTGTCTGGGCAGCCCCTTTCTTGAATTGTTTGTATAGATGGCAATGCTGCGGATGCCACTGTGGCTAACGGTGTGACCTGGGGCTTTTGTTTCCCACGTGGATATGATAGCCCTTGGAGCTCTGTTCATCTCACCTTGGAGACGAGCTTCTCTGGGTGTGCTCGGAACTGGTCCAGACACTGTATGTATGGTTCTTGCCGAGATAAATTCGGGTGTTAGAAGAGAGCACTGTAGAACATTGAATACCATCCTGAAACCCAAGTGTGGGACCATGTGTTTTACAGTAGACTTATGGGGAAACTGATCCTTCATCAGAGATAATTTAAGAAGCATTACCCTAAAGTGTAACTACCACTGTTTAAACTTGGTTCATTTAGATATTAATTCCTTCATCTTGACCCTTGACCTCCATCAAATCTACAGTGGCACAGGCTCTTTCTatattattaactttttaaaactcgAGATAATCCCAAGCCTAAAGGAACGCTCTGGAGCACAGTGTGTTTTTATTCTGGACTGCTTGAGAATCACTTGGCACCATGATGTTCTACTGCCTGAGTTTTGTAACACGTCCCTCACGTTGGGTCTTTGCGATGCTTTTGTGTGATTACATCTCACCTTTGCTAGGGGAAGCACGGTCAAATTGATGGTGCGTCCTCACAGTGTCTAAGCAAGTAGCATATGGTATTAGCTCATTCTGGGATATACAGATCTTAGTTTTGACCATTCAGTATTACTTTTGATCACTTGATTAAGGAGTAAGGCTTCTCACAGAGAAGctacattttccttttgaaattaatACATATTTTGTCTAAACACACCTGACtatggactctttttttttttttttttttgagacagggtttctctgtgtagccctggctgtcctggaactcactctgtagaccaggctggccttgaactcagaaatccgcctgcctctgcctctcaagtgctgggattaaaggcatgcaacaccactgcctggagaCTGTGGATTCTTTATCCCACTCCTTATCAGACTTGATGTCTAGAATTTCCTTATATCAATGTGGTCTCATGTAATCCCATTACATTCAATAATTAGTTATTAtttgtcttgttatttttatcCTCAATTTGTTTAGTTATAGTATGGAAATCCCTTCTGGCTCTCCTTTGTGTCTTTCTGAGAAGCAGTTCTTTGAGCACTCCCTTATGCTTTGTTATTGCATGGTGTTCCATTTTATCCCGTGCTCATCAGTCTTATCtccaaagaacaaagagcaaTTATTCTCTTACTGAGGAATGAGATGTATACATCAAGATCGGCATGTGCATTAATGTTGGATTGCCCACTAAGGCAGGCTTAATAAACAGAATTGGAGATTAAACATATCTACATGTTATCTATCTTATCTATaatcttttatctatctatctatctatctatctatctatctatctatctatctatctatctatccatccatctatctatccatccatctatctacctacctacctacctataaaACCATGGGTTCATGCAAAGTTCTTTTCCAAAAGTTAGTGGCATGGggtagggagaggagagggatacTGTGAATGTGCTTGTCATGGTATggatttggaggtcagaggacaccttttaggaatcagttctcaccttccaccttgttgagCAGGCTCTTGTCTGTGCACCTGTgttgtgtaacccaggctagccaaTCTGCAGACTTCCCTGTAATTCTCCCAGTTCTGCCTCCAATCTCTCCACTGTGGGGGCACTGGGAATACAAATGTACACTAATCATCTAGATTTTCACTGAGGTTCTTGTGACCCAAACTCAGactgttggggtgggggtggggtatatGGTACACAATTTTACTCAGTCAGGGATCTTTTAATTCTGATTTAATACAGTTATTCACATTTGTCATAAAAATTTCTTCCCTGGGGAGATAATTTCTATCCCATCTTTATAAGCTCCCAAGGTCAAACTTAAGTATATTTCTTCCAAAGGTCATCCTAGGGGACCAATGAGCTTACTGAACTTATTTACAGAGCACTGGTGAAGGGTTGCTTACGGGAGTGTCTTGACCCCAAAGCTTTAAGTCTTTACCTAGCTTGGATGATGACTTCCCCGTAGCTGCATAAATGTAGCTCCCCTACATTTGGTTAACCTTTCCTAGTCTATGTGTTCTAGAGACACCTGAGACCTGGAGGCTGTGTGCAGAATTACATCGAATGTGACTGGGAGGGGCAAGAGAGAGTATTGGACTCTCAGGTAAGGGTCCAGTGACCCTCCCCCATCTGCTCTTCCCTTGAGGGAACAACACTTGCTGATGATGGTCTTATGGAAGCAGGTGCAGCTTGTCTGATGCAGATGGCGGCTGTTTTGCTCAGAGGCCAGTGTTCTATGAAACACTCTTCCCTTTCCATATTTGCAGCT from Mastomys coucha isolate ucsf_1 unplaced genomic scaffold, UCSF_Mcou_1 pScaffold18, whole genome shotgun sequence carries:
- the Palm2akap2 gene encoding A-kinase anchor protein 2 isoform X6: MWLHIRMAEAELHKERLQAIAEKRKRQTEIEGKRRQLDEQVLLLQHSKSKVLREKWLLQGVPAGTAEEEEARRRQSEEDEFKVKQLEDNIQRLEQEIQALESEESQISAKEQIILEKLKETEKSFKDLQKSFSTADGAIYAMEINVEKDKQTGETKILSASTIGPEGVHQRGVKVYDDGTKVVYEVHSGGTVVENGVHKLSAKDVEELIQKAGQSSFRGHTSERTVVADGSLGHPKEHMLCKEAKLEMVQKSRKDQSSGNPGQQAQPPSTEGPEANLDQPVTMIFMGYQNIEDEEETKKVLGYDETIKAELVLIDEDDEKSLREKTVTDVSTIDGNAAELVSGRPMSDTTEPSSPEGKEESLATDPAPASGWSPVLLQGDEVTPTADPIGTNADMAIQKPPQLSEDANQLRSKQDNSGDSRLETADSSLSPDHKNMEIGVSVAECKSVPGVTSTPHSKDHSSPFYSPSHNGLLTDHHESLDNDVAREIQYLDEVLEANCCDSSVDGTYNGISSPEPGAAILVSSLGSPAHSVTQAEPTEKASNRQVPPHIELSRSPSDSMAEGERANGHSTDQDMLGNSLQAPASPSSSTSSHCSSRDGEFTLTTLKKEAKFELRAFHEDKKPSKLFEEDEREKEQFCVRKVRPSEEMIELEKERRELIRSQAVKKNPGIAAKWWNPPQEKTIEEQLDEEHLESHRKYKERKEKRAQQEQLQLQLQQQQQQLQQEQLQQQLQQQQQQLQQQQLSTSQPCTALAAHEHLDGIEHTKEDVVTEQIDFSAARKQFQLMENSRQTLAKGQSTPRLFSIKPFYKPLGSINSDKPSTILRPAPVGGTLEDCGTQATKEQKAPCVSESQPAGASPGNAATQGKEGPYTEPSKRGPLSKLWAEDGEFTSAKAVLTVVKDEDHGILDQFSRSVNVSLTQEELDSGLDELSVRSQDTTVLETLSNDFSMDNISDSGASNETPNALQENSLADFSLPQTPQTDNPSEGREGVSKSFSDHGFYSPSSTLGDSPSVDDPLEYQAGLLVQNAIQQAIAEQVDKAEPHTSKEGSGQQEHEAVVEEAGSQAPGSEKPQGMFAPPQVSSPVQEKRDVLPKNLPVEDRALREKGLPQPPAAVQPSGPVNMEETRPEGGYFSKYSEAAELRSTASLLATQESDVMVGPFKLRSRKQRTLSMIEEEIRAAQEREEELKRQRQVRQNTPSPKTKNAPSLPSRTTSYKTAPGPGGHTG
- the Palm2akap2 gene encoding A-kinase anchor protein 2 isoform X9; protein product: MEIGVSVAECKSVPGVTSTPHSKDHSSPFYSPSHNGLLTDHHESLDNDVAREIQYLDEVLEANCCDSSVDGTYNGISSPEPGAAILVSSLGSPAHSVTQAEPTEKASNRQVPPHIELSRSPSDSMAEGERANGHSTDQDMLGNSLQAPASPSSSTSSHCSSRDGEFTLTTLKKEAKFELRAFHEDKKPSKLFEEDEREKEQFCVRKVRPSEEMIELEKERRELIRSQAVKKNPGIAAKWWNPPQEKTIEEQLDEEHLESHRKYKERKEKRAQQEQLQLQLQQQQQQLQQEQLQQQLQQQQQQLQQQQLSTSQPCTALAAHEHLDGIEHTKEDVVTEQIDFSAARKQFQLMENSRQTLAKGQSTPRLFSIKPFYKPLGSINSDKPSTILRPAPVGGTLEDCGTQATKEQKAPCVSESQPAGASPGNAATQGKEGPYTEPSKRGPLSKLWAEDGEFTSAKAVLTVVKDEDHGILDQFSRSVNVSLTQEELDSGLDELSVRSQDTTVLETLSNDFSMDNISDSGASNETPNALQENSLADFSLPQTPQTDNPSEGREGVSKSFSDHGFYSPSSTLGDSPSVDDPLEYQAGLLVQNAIQQAIAEQVDKAEPHTSKEGSGQQEHEAVVEEAGSQAPGSEKPQGMFAPPQVSSPVQEKRDVLPKNLPVEDRALREKGLPQPPAAVQPSGPVNMEETRPEGGYFSKYSEAAELRSTASLLATQESDVMVGPFKLRSRKQRTLSMIEEEIRAAQEREEELKRQRQVRQNTPSPKTKNAPSLPSRTTSYKTAPGKIEKVKPPPSPTTEGPSLQPDLAPEEAAGTQRPKNLMQTLMEDYETHKSKRRERMDDSSYTSKLLSCKVTSEVLEATRVNRRKSALALRWEAGIYANQEEGDNE
- the Palm2akap2 gene encoding A-kinase anchor protein 2 isoform X5 encodes the protein MWLHIRMAEAELHKERLQAIAEKRKRQTEIEGKRRQLDEQVLLLQHSKSKVLREKWLLQGVPAGTAEEEEARRRQSEEDEFKVKQLEDNIQRLEQEIQALESEESQISAKEQIILEKLKETEKSFKDLQKSFSTADGAIYAMEINVEKDKQTGETKILSASTIGPEGVHQRGVKVYDDGTKVVYEVHSGGTVVENGVHKLSAKDVEELIQKAGQSSFRGHTSERTVVADGSLGHPKEHMLCKEAKLEMVQKSRKDQSSGNPGQQAQPPSTEGPEANLDQPVTMIFMGYQNIEDEEETKKVLGYDETIKAELVLIDEDDEKSLREKTVTDVSTIDGNAAELVSGRPMSDTTEPSSPEGKEESLATDPAPASGWSPVLLQGDEVTPTADPIGTNADMAIQKPPQLSEDANQLRSKQDNSGDSRLETADSSLSPDHKNMEIGVSVAECKSVPGVTSTPHSKDHSSPFYSPSHNGLLTDHHESLDNDVAREIQYLDEVLEANCCDSSVDGTYNGISSPEPGAAILVSSLGSPAHSVTQAEPTEKASNRQVPPHIELSRSPSDSMAEGERANGHSTDQDMLGNSLQAPASPSSSTSSHCSSRDGEFTLTTLKKEAKFELRAFHEDKKPSKLFEEDEREKEQFCVRKVRPSEEMIELEKERRELIRSQAVKKNPGIAAKWWNPPQEKTIEEQLDEEHLESHRKYKERKEKRAQQEQLQLQLQQQQQQLQQEQLQQQLQQQQQQLQQQQLSTSQPCTALAAHEHLDGIEHTKEDVVTEQIDFSAARKQFQLMENSRQTLAKGQSTPRLFSIKPFYKPLGSINSDKPSTILRPAPVGGTLEDCGTQATKEQKAPCVSESQPAGASPGNAATQGKEGPYTEPSKRGPLSKLWAEDGEFTSAKAVLTVVKDEDHGILDQFSRSVNVSLTQEELDSGLDELSVRSQDTTVLETLSNDFSMDNISDSGASNETPNALQENSLADFSLPQTPQTDNPSEGREGVSKSFSDHGFYSPSSTLGDSPSVDDPLEYQAGLLVQNAIQQAIAEQVDKAEPHTSKEGSGQQEHEAVVEEAGSQAPGSEKPQGMFAPPQVSSPVQEKRDVLPKNLPVEDRALREKGLPQPPAAVQPSGPVNMEETRPEGGYFSKYSEAAELRSTASLLATQESDVMVGPFKLRSRKQRTLSMIEEEIRAAQEREEELKRQRQVRQNTPSPKTKNAPSLPSRTTSYKTAPGKIEKVKPPPSPTTEGPSLQPDLAPEEAAGTQRPKNLMQTLMEDYETHKSKRRERMDDSSVLEATRVNRRKSALALRWEAGIYANQEEGDNE
- the Palm2akap2 gene encoding A-kinase anchor protein 2 isoform X10 translates to MEIGVSVAECKSVPGVTSTPHSKDHSSPFYSPSHNGLLTDHHESLDNDVAREIQYLDEVLEANCCDSSVDGTYNGISSPEPGAAILVSSLGSPAHSVTQAEPTEKASNRQVPPHIELSRSPSDSMAEGERANGHSTDQDMLGNSLQAPASPSSSTSSHCSSRDGEFTLTTLKKEAKFELRAFHEDKKPSKLFEEDEREKEQFCVRKVRPSEEMIELEKERRELIRSQAVKKNPGIAAKWWNPPQEKTIEEQLDEEHLESHRKYKERKEKRAQQEQLQLQLQQQQQQLQQEQLQQQLQQQQQQLQQQQLSTSQPCTALAAHEHLDGIEHTKEDVVTEQIDFSAARKQFQLMENSRQTLAKGQSTPRLFSIKPFYKPLGSINSDKPSTILRPAPVGGTLEDCGTQATKEQKAPCVSESQPAGASPGNAATQGKEGPYTEPSKRGPLSKLWAEDGEFTSAKAVLTVVKDEDHGILDQFSRSVNVSLTQEELDSGLDELSVRSQDTTVLETLSNDFSMDNISDSGASNETPNALQENSLADFSLPQTPQTDNPSEGREGVSKSFSDHGFYSPSSTLGDSPSVDDPLEYQAGLLVQNAIQQAIAEQVDKAEPHTSKEGSGQQEHEAVVEEAGSQAPGSEKPQGMFAPPQVSSPVQEKRDVLPKNLPVEDRALREKGLPQPPAAVQPSGPVNMEETRPEGGYFSKYSEAAELRSTASLLATQESDVMVGPFKLRSRKQRTLSMIEEEIRAAQEREEELKRQRQVRQNTPSPKTKNAPSLPSRTTSYKTAPGPGGHTG
- the Palm2akap2 gene encoding A-kinase anchor protein 2 isoform X3 — encoded protein: MEMAEAELHKERLQAIAEKRKRQTEIEGKRRQLDEQVLLLQHSKSKVLREKWLLQGVPAGTAEEEEARRRQSEEDEFKVKQLEDNIQRLEQEIQALESEESQISAKEQIILEKLKETEKSFKDLQKSFSTADGAIYAMEINVEKDKQTGETKILSASTIGPEGVHQRGVKVYDDGTKVVYEVHSGGTVVENGVHKLSAKDVEELIQKAGQSSFRGHTSERTVVADGSLGHPKEHMLCKEAKLEMVQKSRKDQSSGNPGQQAQPPSTEGPEANLDQPVTMIFMGYQNIEDEEETKKVLGYDETIKAELVLIDEDDEKSLREKTVTDVSTIDGNAAELVSGRPMSDTTEPSSPEGKEESLATDPAPASGWSPVLLQGDEVTPTADPIGTNADMAIQKPPQLSEDANQLRSKQDNSGDSRLETADSSLSPDHKNMEIGVSVAECKSVPGVTSTPHSKDHSSPFYSPSHNGLLTDHHESLDNDVAREIQYLDEVLEANCCDSSVDGTYNGISSPEPGAAILVSSLGSPAHSVTQAEPTEKASNRQVPPHIELSRSPSDSMAEGERANGHSTDQDMLGNSLQAPASPSSSTSSHCSSRDGEFTLTTLKKEAKFELRAFHEDKKPSKLFEEDEREKEQFCVRKVRPSEEMIELEKERRELIRSQAVKKNPGIAAKWWNPPQEKTIEEQLDEEHLESHRKYKERKEKRAQQEQLQLQLQQQQQQLQQEQLQQQLQQQQQQLQQQQLSTSQPCTALAAHEHLDGIEHTKEDVVTEQIDFSAARKQFQLMENSRQTLAKGQSTPRLFSIKPFYKPLGSINSDKPSTILRPAPVGGTLEDCGTQATKEQKAPCVSESQPAGASPGNAATQGKEGPYTEPSKRGPLSKLWAEDGEFTSAKAVLTVVKDEDHGILDQFSRSVNVSLTQEELDSGLDELSVRSQDTTVLETLSNDFSMDNISDSGASNETPNALQENSLADFSLPQTPQTDNPSEGREGVSKSFSDHGFYSPSSTLGDSPSVDDPLEYQAGLLVQNAIQQAIAEQVDKAEPHTSKEGSGQQEHEAVVEEAGSQAPGSEKPQGMFAPPQVSSPVQEKRDVLPKNLPVEDRALREKGLPQPPAAVQPSGPVNMEETRPEGGYFSKYSEAAELRSTASLLATQESDVMVGPFKLRSRKQRTLSMIEEEIRAAQEREEELKRQRQVRQNTPSPKTKNAPSLPSRTTSYKTAPGKIEKVKPPPSPTTEGPSLQPDLAPEEAAGTQRPKNLMQTLMEDYETHKSKRRERMDDSSYTSKLLSCKVTSEVLEATRVNRRKSALALRWEAGIYANQEEGDNE